Within Aliivibrio fischeri, the genomic segment TCGTGGTTACAACATCGTTTCAGGTTCAACAGAGAACCACCTGTTCTTAGTTGATTTAATTGATAAAGATATTACTGGTAAAGAAGCGGATGCTGCACTGGGTTCTGCTAACATTACTGTAAACAAGAACTCAGTACCGAATGACCCTCGTAGCCCGTTTGTTACTTCTGGTATTCGTATTGGTTCTCCTTCAATTACGCGTCGTGGTTTTACTGAAGAAGATGCGAAAAACCTTGCCGGCTGGATGTGTGACATTCTAGATAACATGGGTGATGAGTCTGTGATTGAAGCGACAAAAGTAAAAGTATTAGAAATCTGTAAGCGTCTACCAGTTTACGCTTAATTTTTTACTTTATTAAATATTAAAGGCTAGCCTGTAATGGGCTAGCCTTTTTTATTGATAGTTTTAACTATTTCTTTTTTATACGATTATTTTGTGTTTAATCAGTTATTAGTATGGTTTTTTACGTTAACAAGTGTGAAATAAAGTACAGATAAATAATGATAAATATGCAAAGTAATTTCTGTTTCATGATTTTAATTCTATTTCTGTATTATTTTTGAGAATAACTGAAAATAGTTGTGGTATGTTTCGATCTTAGTGAACTGAACGTTTAGTTTCAGCACTTTTCAAAGGTGGAATCATGAATAAAAAACTATTATTAGCATCATTGATACCAATGTTGCTTGCTGGCTGTAATCAAGAAGAAATAAATATAGGAAGTGGATCGGATGGTGGAGCTACAACGCCTCCGACTCCAGCTATTCCTACTACTTATATAAGTACATTAATGGCATCAGGGAAAATTATTACTGGTGACGTTCATTGTAATGGGAAGTCTTTAAATACAGATTCTGGAACTTTTACAGTAAAAGAAGGTTCGGTATTTGATTGTTCTTTAGGTGGGGTGACTTTAGGTGAATTTAAAGCGCCTACTCCAGAAGCTAGGGTTTCAGGTGTAACAAATACTACATCAGAAGCCTCTTTTGACCTTCAAGCAGTAAAAGGCTCGAATGCAACGAGAATTCTTCAGTCTATTTCTACATGTACTCAAGAAGATAGCATTTGTTTGGATGATTTAGATTCTATTGATATTCAAGATATTTATTCTGATTTAGATAATAACGAATCTGTTAATGCATTTTTGAAGTCAAAAGAAGAAGAAAAAACGGATGAAGTAGGTAAAGCACCTAGTTCACACGTTGATGCTGAAATTGTTCCTGAAGTAACACCAGGTACAAGTAATGATTTAAATAGTGGTTTTGTTTCTGCTAATGCAGAAGATAGCTATGCCTATAAACCAAGCGCTGAAGCGAAAGTATTAACTAAGAGCCAGTTAACGGATAGTACAGGTACACCATTAGCAGGAGTTAATTTTTTCTCTGCTAATGCGGTAGGTATAACGGGCGAAAATGGTGAATTCGAATACTTGTGGGGCGATAAGCTTACCTTTGGTATCGATACCTTTGAATTTGGCAGTGTTGCTGGTAACCAAGTTAGTTATAAGATCACAGACGTTAGTGATAATGCAGTTGTTAAAGCGAATATCCAATCGTTAATTACACGCTATGCAGAGAATAATCATAATGGGTTACTTATCTCTGAAAAAGTTCAAGATACATTTTCTCTTTATCCAAATGTAATTAATGAATTAATTAATTTGAGTTTACCTAATGGTGGACAAATTGAAGGGACGAATTTTTCATTACCTGATGAATTTGATGCACAGTTCCAAAATGGGCTAACTGCTGCTATCGATGCTGAGTTACAACAGCAACGAGCATCGTTTTATTTTTCAGATTTCCCGCATGTATTTTCATTGGATAATGGCACTTATGTGACCGATTCTTTGACGAAAATATTCAATGGAGTAACGAGCTTTCATGTCTTCAATGACAACGGCAGCTTTTATGGTGCTACGGGCTATACTCGAGGAATGCGAGCCTTAAATTTATCTAACCGAGCATTTCCTATAATGATGCCTCGCGCGGATATCAATAAGGATATTCCTTTTGGTGAGCAGCAAGCATGGACTCGTGAAGGCCGTCCTTATATTGCAGTTCATCCAACTATTGAGATGCCACCGATCCCTCTAGTTTCAAAAGATAACGCTACTTTTGGTTTTCCTTTTGTTACCGCTGGCGAAATTGGTTCTGGTAAAGTGGTATTTATGGGTAATAGCATGTACCCAAGCATTATTTCATGTCCAGATAACTATTGGGCTAATGATGCACTAAGAATAGACCCTGCATTACAATCATGTACATCATCGTTTGATTTAGCTAACGATCCTCGTAATGATAATGGCAGTATGAAGACTTTCTTTAATAACCTTTTTACGTGGTTAAATAATGATAAGTCAATCAAAGGCATTAATGTTGCAACGAATATCGACGTTGCTACAGCCTTACGTTCTGGTACTTCTCACGGCAACGCATATGACTTCTTTGTAAACCCATCTTTTGGTTTTTCATCTGTTGAAAAATTAACTAAGGATGGTTTTTCTGGACGTCTATCAGCAAGTGAAACGCCATTATTAATCCTTCAAGCTTATCCTCCTAAGCCTCAAGGCGACGGCATGAGTCACCGCTTTATCGCTGATTTAGACAACCCAAATCTAAGCCAAGATGATATTACTGCTTTAATTACTTATATTAATGAAGGTGGTAGTGTTTTATTTATGGATGCGATTGATAAGGTGACTAACCCTGAACCAATTGGACGTTTAGCTGACTCTGCGGGTGTTTCATTGGGAGGAAGTAACGTTACTCCAACATCACAAGCATTTTGTGGTTCGTCATATTACTGCCAAGCGCCATCTCCAAACCTTCATGTGAAGAGCCAATATGAGATGGTGGTTCTTGAGCGTTTCCAAGATGTGGATGGACAGCAACCTTATACCGTGAATCAAGATGGTTCGGTAGAATGGACTAAAGATGAAACTAAGATCAAGTTTGAAATTCCAACGTATGAAATTATCAAACGTGATGATAAAGGTGATCCTTTATTAGACAAAGATGGCAATCCTGTAATGGAGACTAAGTTCGCTCGTATTTTCGTTAAGAATGGTGAAGAGAGAGCTGCTGCTATATCTGAATTACAAGAAGCATTTGAAGGAACGCCTTTATGTTCTCATTCTTATGAGTATGAGTTTAACTGTATAGAAACTCGTCAGGGTGATGGTATACAAGTTCGTGGCGCATATTGGCGTGCGGATTTCGATCGTTATCAAATGAACCAAGATGTTGTAGAAAGTATGGTTAAAGCTGCAAACCTTGGCGATAACTTCAATGCTCTAATGGAGCATGAAATGTATTACCGCACTAAAGGTAAGCAGGGTGCTCGTTTATCTACCGTTGAGCTAAATCAGACGTACGATAATCTTTCAATTTGGATGTGGAACGATAACCCATACGCTTATGATCCTAATGTTCAAGATGAGTTAGGGTTTAAGACTGCGGTTAACTTCTTAAATTGTTATACAGATAATCAACATCAGACTGATGTTCCAGAAGCTGCGTGTCCAGTTGATCTAAAAGCGACATTAATTGCAAATGGTATGATTCATGGTGAAGGTGAATTAGCAGGACAAATGAATCCTAGTTATCCGCTAAACTACATGGAGAAACCGTTAACTCGCATTATGTTAGGTCGATCTTTCTGGGATCATGAAATAACGGTTGATACAACTAAGTACCCAGGCCGAACTATTGGCGCTACAACATCTGAAGTTGTTAATATCGAAACAGCAGGCAAGGCGGTAAGTTATTCAGCAGGAAATAACCAATCAACGGGCTTATGGGCTCCTCAATTAAGTGAGGTGACAGTTCGTGGTGGTGTAACTGCAATGATTACCGTTATGATGGCGGATGATTTAACTGGTAAGCCACAACATGAGACAAGTTTAAATCGTCCTCCTAGAATGCAGATGAGCTTTGCTCACGATGGTTATACAACAACATTTAAAGTTCCTTACGGTGGTTTAATTTATATTAAACCTACAGAAACATTAAGTGGTGCTTCAACCGTCGCTGAATTTAGTTTGGACGGTGTTGAAAAAGCGGCATGGTGGAAGAAAGATCCAGCTAATAACCTTGGTGAGTGG encodes:
- a CDS encoding SslE/AcfD family lipoprotein zinc metalloprotease, whose protein sequence is MNKKLLLASLIPMLLAGCNQEEINIGSGSDGGATTPPTPAIPTTYISTLMASGKIITGDVHCNGKSLNTDSGTFTVKEGSVFDCSLGGVTLGEFKAPTPEARVSGVTNTTSEASFDLQAVKGSNATRILQSISTCTQEDSICLDDLDSIDIQDIYSDLDNNESVNAFLKSKEEEKTDEVGKAPSSHVDAEIVPEVTPGTSNDLNSGFVSANAEDSYAYKPSAEAKVLTKSQLTDSTGTPLAGVNFFSANAVGITGENGEFEYLWGDKLTFGIDTFEFGSVAGNQVSYKITDVSDNAVVKANIQSLITRYAENNHNGLLISEKVQDTFSLYPNVINELINLSLPNGGQIEGTNFSLPDEFDAQFQNGLTAAIDAELQQQRASFYFSDFPHVFSLDNGTYVTDSLTKIFNGVTSFHVFNDNGSFYGATGYTRGMRALNLSNRAFPIMMPRADINKDIPFGEQQAWTREGRPYIAVHPTIEMPPIPLVSKDNATFGFPFVTAGEIGSGKVVFMGNSMYPSIISCPDNYWANDALRIDPALQSCTSSFDLANDPRNDNGSMKTFFNNLFTWLNNDKSIKGINVATNIDVATALRSGTSHGNAYDFFVNPSFGFSSVEKLTKDGFSGRLSASETPLLILQAYPPKPQGDGMSHRFIADLDNPNLSQDDITALITYINEGGSVLFMDAIDKVTNPEPIGRLADSAGVSLGGSNVTPTSQAFCGSSYYCQAPSPNLHVKSQYEMVVLERFQDVDGQQPYTVNQDGSVEWTKDETKIKFEIPTYEIIKRDDKGDPLLDKDGNPVMETKFARIFVKNGEERAAAISELQEAFEGTPLCSHSYEYEFNCIETRQGDGIQVRGAYWRADFDRYQMNQDVVESMVKAANLGDNFNALMEHEMYYRTKGKQGARLSTVELNQTYDNLSIWMWNDNPYAYDPNVQDELGFKTAVNFLNCYTDNQHQTDVPEAACPVDLKATLIANGMIHGEGELAGQMNPSYPLNYMEKPLTRIMLGRSFWDHEITVDTTKYPGRTIGATTSEVVNIETAGKAVSYSAGNNQSTGLWAPQLSEVTVRGGVTAMITVMMADDLTGKPQHETSLNRPPRMQMSFAHDGYTTTFKVPYGGLIYIKPTETLSGASTVAEFSLDGVEKAAWWKKDPANNLGEWVNTPDSSTAPIAEIDTGSFIYTTALNNVKTADLNEFSKNMNRFADAASDFYGRDEESADGKHRRFTYPELKEFRHRFVNDVQISIGAAHSGYPVMSSSFNANSNKIPTNAIDDWLVWHEVGHNLASAPFSAPGSTEVTNNLLALYMQELEGRNANPEMDRIRTSIQKAPAWLSSNDGHAWSHGDAGLRLVMFGQLKIWAENHFEIDRWYVDSETKPAIYNQDQGWNMIKLMHRKARGDQQGDEGINYCSSRDTGLSAGDLMMVCSSYVSGYDLGEFFQAWNVGETSVTNADGTKVYSGGISSAGLSKLAELKLSKPKKDPLSINALPK